The proteins below come from a single Triticum aestivum cultivar Chinese Spring chromosome 5D, IWGSC CS RefSeq v2.1, whole genome shotgun sequence genomic window:
- the LOC123123360 gene encoding uncharacterized protein, whose product MELPWGALLLALLSVSSSSAVATLAVTAPPPAPARAPAPVTAPAPAHAPPQAQEAEGLLINGNFETAPRKVNKTLIVGRHSLPGWTLRGHVEYVSAGPQPGGMFFAVPHGVHALRLGSHASASQNVSVRPGSLYALTFAATRTCAQDEALRIAVSPSLSAPADVAVRTLYSADTADTWAWGFRASSPVAQVTFSNPGVQEDAACGPLIDAVAIKELPTPYPTKDNLIKNDGFEIGPQVFKNSSVGVLLPPKQKDVTSPLPGWIIESLKAVRYIDAAHFSVPAGQYAVELVAGRESAIAQVIRTVPNRAYNLSYVVGDAKNGCHGSMLVEAFAANVTQKVPFESTGKGGFKAASLRFVAAGVRTRVTFYSSYYHTKVTDGVSLCGPVLDQVKIVPMKL is encoded by the exons ATGGAGCTCCCATGGGGTGCCCTGCTGCTGGCGCTGCtctccgtctcctcctcctccgccgtcgcCACGCTCGCCGTCACCGCTCCCCCTCCGGCCCCTGCCCGTGCTCCTGCCCCCGTCACCGCCCCTGCCCCCGCCCATGCACCTCCTCAAGCTCAGGAAGCTGAAG GTCTGCTGATCAACGGCAACTTCGAGACGGCGCCGAGGAAGGTGAACAAGACCCTCATCGTGGGGCGGCACTCGCTGCCGGGGTGGACGCTGCGGGGCCACGTCGAGTACGTCTCGGCGGGGCCGCAGCCGGGCGGCATGTTCTTCGCGGTGCCGCACGGCGTGCACGCGCTCCGCCTCGGCAGCCACGCGTcggcgtcgcagaacgtgtccgtGCGCCCCGGCTCGCTCTACGCGCTCACCTTCGCCGCCACCCGCACCTGCGCGCAGGACGAGGCCCTGCGCATCGCCGTGTCCCCGTCGCTCTCGGCCCCGGCCGACGTCGCCGTCCGCACCCTCTACAGCGCCGACACCGCCGACACCTGGGCCTGGGGCTTCCGCGCCTCCTCCCCCGTCGCGCAGGTCACCTTCAGCAACCCGGGCGTGCAGGAGGACGCCGCGTGCGGCCCGCTCATCGACGCCGTCGCCATCAAGGAGCTCCCCACGCCCTACCCCACCAAAG ATAACCTGATCAAGAACGACGGGTTCGAGATCGGTCCGCAGGTGTTCAAGAACTCTAGCGTGGGCGTGCTGCTGCCGCCGAAGCAGAAGGACGTGACGTCGCCGCTGCCGGGCTGGATCATCGAGTCGCTCAAGGCGGTGCGGTACATCGACGCGGCCCACTTCTCGGTGCCGGCGGGGCAGTACGCGGTGGAGCTGGTGGCCGGGCGGGAGAGCGCCATCGCGCAGGTCATCCGCACCGTGCCCAACCGCGCCTACAACCTCTCCTACGTCGTCGGCGACGCCAAGAACGGCTGCCACGGCTCCATGCTCGTGGAGGCCTTCGCCGCCAACGTCACGCAGAAGGTGCCGTTCGAGTCCACGGGCAAGGGCGGCTTCAAGGCGGCGAGCCTCAGGTTCGTGGCCGCCGGAGTCCGCACCAGGGTCACCTTCTACAGCTCCTACTACCACACCAAGGTCACCGACGGCGTCTCGCTCTGCGGCCCCGTGCTGGACCAGGTCAAGATCGTGCCGATGAAGCTCTAG